From the genome of Sander lucioperca isolate FBNREF2018 chromosome 1, SLUC_FBN_1.2, whole genome shotgun sequence, one region includes:
- the sox3 gene encoding transcription factor Sox-3, with protein MYNMMETELKTPLPQSNSGSAPGAKNNSASDQERVKRPMNAFMVWSRGQRRKMAQENPKMHNSEISKRLGADWKLLTDAEKRPFIDEAKRLRAMHMKEHPDYKYRPRRKTKTLLKKDKYSLPGGLLAPGSNAVGNSVSVGQRMDGYAHMNGWTNSAYSLMQDQLAYPQHHSMNSPQIQQMHRYEMAGLQYPMMSSAQTYMNAASTYSMSPAYTQQTSSAMGLSSMASVCKTEPSSPPPAITSHSQRACLGDLRDMISMYLPPGGESAEHSSLQSSRLHSVHPHYQTAGTGVNGTLPLTHI; from the coding sequence ATGTATAACATGATGGAAACCGAGCTCAAGACCCCGCTCCCGCAGTCCAACTCGGGCTCGGCGCCGGGCGCTAAGAACAACAGTGCCAGCGACCAGGAGCGGGTGAAGCGGCCGATGAACGCCTTCATGGTCTGGTCCCGGGGACAGCGGAGGAAGATGGCTCAAGAAAATCCCAAAATGCACAACTCTGAAATCAGCAAGCGGCTTGGTGCTGACTGGAAACTTCTGACCGACGCTGAAAAGAGGCCATTCATCGACGAGGCCAAGCGTCTACGCGCTATGCACATGAAGGAGCATCCGGATTATAAATACCGTCCCCGCAGGAAGACCAAGACCTTGCTCAAGAAAGACAAGTATTCTTTGCCCGGGGGACTGTTGGCGCCAGGATCCAACGCTGTGGGCAACTCGGTGTCGGTGGGGCAGCGGATGGACGGTTATGCGCACATGAACGGGTGGACAAACAGTGCATACTCCCTCATGCAGGACCAGTTGGCCTACCCTCAGCATCACAGCATGAACAGCCCCCAGATTCAGCAGATGCACCGATACGAGATGGCAGGGCTCCAGTACCCGATGATGTCCTCGGCGCAGACCTACATGAACGCGGCTTCCACGTACAGCATGTCTCCAGCATACACGCAGCAGACCAGCAGCGCTATGGGACTGAGCTCCATGGCGTCCGTGTGCAAGACCGAGCCGAGCTCACCGCCGCCGGCCATCACGTCCCACTCTCAGCGGGCGTGTTTGGGGGACCTGAGGGATATGATAAGCATGTACCTGCCTCCCGGCGGGGAAAGCGCAGAGCATTCCTCCCTGCAGAGCAGCCGGTTACACAGCGTCCATCCGCACTATCAGACCGCAGGGACTGGCGTCAATGGGACGCTACCTCTCACCCACATCTGA